A window from Bufo bufo chromosome 1, aBufBuf1.1, whole genome shotgun sequence encodes these proteins:
- the LOC120990474 gene encoding olfactory receptor 5B12-like translates to MENTTQVTTFVFSGLTDNEKLLPFLFIFFLFIYLLTIMSNIGIIALVCNTSRLHSPMYYFLSYLSLVDIFYSSVITPKMFSDLISVRKVISFNGCALQFFFYAALGGTETFLLSAMSYDRYIAVCHPLHYMSVMTKMKCLWMVIFSFSTGFFQSAVQTSCAFSLKFCGSNLIDHFYCDIPPLLKLSCSHTFYCTIVTICMVSLCTISSLMAILLSYLYILASVFRMKSTESRKKAFSTCSSHFMCASVFYVTVFFTYLRPPSSVFTGQDKVAAIFYSTVTPMLNPLAYTLRNQEVKRIIAQLVVNFKSSNHYM, encoded by the coding sequence ATGGAGAACAcaacacaagtgaccacatttgtgTTCTCTGGACTGACGGATAATGAGAAGCTCCTTCCGTTCCTCTTCATTTTCTTCTTATTCATTTACCTCCTAACGATCATGAGTAACATTGGCATTATAGCTCTGGTCTGTAACACCTCTAGACTCCACTCACCCATGTACTACTTCTTGAGTTACCTCTCTCTTGTAGACATCTTCTATTCCTCTGTTATCACTCCTAAGATGTTTTCTGACCTGATCTCGGTGAGAAAGGTCATCTCTTTTAATGGATGTGCTCTCCAATTCTTCTTCTATGCAGCTCTCGGAGGAACTGAGACCTTTCTTCTTTCTGCCATGTCCTATGACCGATACATTGCTGTCTGTCACCCGCTCCATTATATGTCTGTAATGACCAAGATGAAATGCTTATGGATGGTCATTTTTTCCTTCTCCACTGGCTTCTTCCAGTCTGCAGTACAGACTAGCTGTGCATTCAGTCTCAAGTTCTGTGGCTCAAACCTCATTGACCACTTCTACTGTGACATCCCACCACTGCTCAAACTGTCCTGTTCCCACACTTTCTATTGCACCATTGTGACTATCTGCATGGTGAGCCTATGTACGATCAGCTCACTGATGGCGATCCTGCTCTCATATCTATACATACTTGCATCAGTTTTTAGAATGAAGTCTACTGAGAGCAGAAAGAAAGCCTTCAGCACGTGCTCCTCACATTTCATGTGTGCCTCTGTCTTTTACGTGACTGTTTTCTTCACCTACTTACGTCCTCCTTCTAGTGTCTTTACGGGCCAAGACAAAGTGGCTGCAATCTTCTACTCAACTGTGACACCAATGCTCAATCCTCTTGCTTACACTCTGAGGAACCAGGAGGTAAAAAGGATAATTGCACAACTAGTGGTTAATTTTAAGTCTTCCAATCATTACATGTAA
- the LOC120990482 gene encoding olfactory receptor 5B12-like, with amino-acid sequence MENTTQVTTFVFSGLTDNEKLLPFLFIFFLFIYLLTIMSNIGIIALVCNTSRLHSPMYYFLSCLSLVDIFYSSVITPKMFSDLISVRKVISFNGCTLQFFFYAALGGTETFLLSAMSYDRYIAVCHPLHYMSVMTKMKCLWMVIFSFSTGFFQSAVQTSCAFSLKFCASNLIDHFYCDIPPLLKLSCSDTFYCTIVTIYTVGVLTISSLMAILLSYLFILASVLRMKSTESRKKAFSTCSSHLMCASIFFVTIFITYLHAPSSVFTSQDKVASIFYSAVTPMLNPLIYTLRNQQVKRIMAQVVHSSHTKGLKNVEDIWR; translated from the coding sequence ATGGAGAACAcaacacaagtgaccacatttgtgTTCTCTGGACTGACGGATAATGAGAAGCTCCTTCCGTTCCTCTTCATTTTCTTCTTATTCATTTACCTCCTAACGATCATGAGTAACATTGGCATTATAGCTCTGGTCTGTAACACCTCCAGACTCCACTCACCCATGTACTACTTCTTGAGTTGCCTCTCTCTTGTAGACATCTTCTATTCATCTGTTATTACTCCTAAGATGTTTTCTGACCTGATCTCGGTGAGGAAGGTCATCTCTTttaatggatgcactctccaattCTTTTTCTATGCAGCTCTGGGAGGAACTGAGACCTTTCTTCTTTCTGCCATGTCCTATGACCGATACATTGCTGTCTGTCACCCGCTCCATTATATGTCTGTAATGACCAAGATGAAATGCTTATGGATGGTCATTTTTTCCTTCTCCACTGGCTTCTTCCAGTCCGCAGTACAGACTAGCTGTGCATTCAGTCTCAAGTTCTGTGCATCAAACCTCATCGATCACTTCTACTGTGACATCCCACCACTGCTGAAGCTTTCCTGCTCTGATACTTTCTATTGCACCATTGTGACAATCTACACCGTAGGCGTACTTACTATTAGTTCACTGATGGCGATCCTGCTCTCATATCTATTCATACTTGCATCAGTTTTGAGAATGAAATCTACTGAGAGCAGAAAGAAAGCCTTCAGCACGTGCTCCTCACATCTCATGTGTGCctcaatattttttgtgactatcttCATCACCTATTTACATGCTCCTTCTAGTGTTTTTACGAGCCAAGACAAGGTGGCTTCAATCTTCTACTCAGCTGTGACACCAATGCTCAATCCCCTGATCTACACTTTGAGGAACCAGCAGGTAAAAAGGATAATGGCACAAGTGGTGCATAGTTCTCACACAAAGGGTCTGAAAAATGTTGAAGACATATGGAGGTAG